A portion of the Betaproteobacteria bacterium genome contains these proteins:
- a CDS encoding 2OG-Fe(II) oxygenase: MGKLPAKKARGEPALNATDVVRIHRAFSISECQEIIALAENRERRTDQFRESGEVRGASLVCWIPPDSAPSWLTERVSGLLSEAAAAFDFDISASLEDFKLIHYRRGNRVAWHVDCGGGRTGTRKLTLTALLSSPATFDGGALTIPGQIREMHRDIGDVVIFPSYVSHKVTTITRGARHSLIVWAHGPRFR; this comes from the coding sequence GTGGGAAAACTGCCTGCAAAAAAGGCCCGTGGTGAACCTGCGCTTAACGCCACCGACGTGGTGCGGATTCACCGCGCTTTCAGTATTTCGGAATGCCAGGAGATCATCGCGCTCGCGGAAAATCGCGAGCGCCGCACCGATCAATTCCGTGAATCCGGCGAAGTACGCGGTGCCAGTCTGGTCTGCTGGATACCGCCGGATTCCGCGCCTTCTTGGCTCACCGAACGCGTGTCGGGATTGCTCAGCGAAGCGGCGGCGGCATTCGATTTCGATATCTCCGCGTCACTTGAAGATTTCAAACTGATTCACTACCGGCGCGGCAACCGCGTTGCCTGGCACGTCGATTGTGGAGGCGGCCGCACGGGCACCCGCAAGCTGACGCTGACGGCATTGCTTTCATCGCCCGCAACGTTTGATGGTGGTGCGCTAACCATCCCGGGCCAGATTCGCGAAATGCACCGTGACATCGGCGACGTGGTGATTTTTCCATCATACGTTTCGCACAAGGTCACAACCATCACCCGGGGTGCACGTCACTCTCTCATTGTCTGGGCGCACGGACCCCGATTCCGGTAA